In Chiroxiphia lanceolata isolate bChiLan1 chromosome 2, bChiLan1.pri, whole genome shotgun sequence, a single genomic region encodes these proteins:
- the NUMA1 gene encoding nuclear mitotic apparatus protein 1 isoform X1: MSLHDARAAALLAWVNSTKVCPDPLNDLSQLRDCSVFIRIIHKIHRSKEGESVLEQPLPERISFIRGFLQKHCRHKLAAENLVSAQKLVDGEELALAKVAVLLLYHTSMSCKSPGDWNEFDYKTQVELASILKFVLDNEESLNENLEPFLLTKAAPSSSGTSSSSMEEHSLPHSLPHKREVRFLELQKIASFPSTNNMLPSPPSSPMGDIMQTPQFQLRRLKKQLAFERENRDGLEVELAENRKLLMEKEAQITMMQQRIDRLAKLNEKQAADQLEPKEMEELREKNESLVGRLHEAFRQCQDLKTEKAQMDRKINQLSEENGDLSFKLREIASHMVQLQEALNELSEEHNAALAQSQEKQGQLENELRAALQDKKSSEEKIEILQGKVSLLEDQLAKLEECSSQEKGEVMGDILKLEELKQEVSSLATKGAELQATVLRLEEEKQLREAALQSERGRFEEEKQQLSSLVTSLQSSLSESHRAQERLEQDLKARDAEGQAGQLAALSVQHEQTLQERDSALQQLQQLREANASLSSQLQATGASQAALAEEKAALSHKVSKLEAQILELSAQQQQGVAAEALKVQVRELEVRLKESQQRLAEKEKLARENSRLQEQLLFLEESLRNTEGILEDEKRRAADCLEGNLARIAELEAERQQLVQSREQAPQERGEELAAHQVLEESREKPMGASPAARGEDRERVRLEEEVRALSRERGQVCQQLQAEQEKVAALEAQAERLAAEQQERLAALQADLSSTQAWAKEKESEEQKLRAEVSSLQEKMAMAEQTAAQRVAGLEADARRAAEALEGVSQQLSQEKLKSKELEGTMERLRSAEKELASLRSAVQEKESWKEQVSQCVQEMERKNSLIGSLEHEVSILHRQVTEKEGESKELKRLILAESEKSKKLEERLRVLQTEMATAASRAAERCSLMKVEVQRCQEEMEKQRMTIEALKRDRHCQSEREDELRQEAKVCQDKCQQKEQLLAALQQELDSAQALAGELPALKHLCQQLQAERASLESQHRQDLEQRMKATGALQAELAQAKQEVAEALSLRERSAEQDRAIQQLRAEAAKAAAQLAGLQQANARLAEENQGLSESRSQGRQQLEAELGQARERHVQELERLRAASEELVTVSRKEAEEAAQKLEKMSKEYESSKAAALEERKKLLEERKKLLEERHRLTAQVEQLEVFRKDQAKQVEELNKKLTQHEKATLTQQQRVKALEEELQAVATRQQEKVAELQGQLAQKEQAAEHYKGQMEKAKTYYDAKKQQNQDLAEKLKAMERLQKENTELRSESDRLAKELQQSILQAKESELSCRNLTSQVRSLEAQVEIAERQLQELRKLQVKSTSLKDQETCHQNLADQSTDSLDEAQPLNSTRQASSSEASAVPLDREESLVSQRLPREVESLESLYFTPIPSGTRSKLESSADSLGNLSLESGCKTRSARRRTTINITMTNKQAKSEELDCVNLSFYSIPSAQSPSASPAKRRLRSAASTRSLTSFPSRETLVKLEASSPEETPGNSALLGLPGYRPVTRRSLRLQGTSSSSLGRNSIYLGTCQDEPEQPDDWNRIAELQRRNQACPPHLKTCYPLESRPSTSLGTITDEEVKMGDPKETLRRASMQPSQIIPAGSGVGTRRSTLGHALAGITTRQQRKRLSDETHQGPDTPQSKKPTSCFPRPQTAQDRGERRGSQGSRQSEQPTPAKQAQRRQSMAFSILTTPKKLGNRLLRRAAARKSTPKNTPSGSTRRSPRIATAKSPKGKASRRSLKDTKF, encoded by the exons ATGTCTCTTCACGACGCGAGAGCCGCGGCTCTCCTTGCTTGG GTGAACAGCACAAAGGTTTGTCCTGATCCCCTCAATGATCTGTCCCAGCTCCGGGACTGTAGTGTCTTCATCAGGATTATCCACAAAAT CCACAGGAGCAAGGAGGGAGAGTCCGTGCTGGAGCAGCCGCTGCCGGAGAGGATCTCTTTCATCCGTGGCTTCCTGCAGA agcactgcaggcacaAACTGGCTGCAGAGAACCTGGTCTCTGCACAGAAGCTGGTGGATGGAGAGGAGCTGGCTCTGGCCAAG gtggctgtgctgctcctgtaTCACACCTCTATGAGCTGCAAGAGCCCTGGTGACTGGAATGAGTTTGACTACAAGACCCAG GTTGAGCTGGCATCAATCCTCAAATTTGTGCTGGATAATGAGGAGAGCCTGAATGAGAACCTAGAGCCATTTCTGCTGACAAAAG cagCGCCATCCTCGTCTGGCAcgtccagcagcagcatggagGAGCATTCCCTGCCACATTCCCTCCCGCACAAGCGGGAGGTGCgtttcctggagctgcagaagattgcctccttccccagcaccaaCAA CATGCTGCCCAGCCCTCCATCTTCGCCCATGGGGGACATCATGCAGACCCCCCAGTTCCAGCTGCGACGGCTGAAGAAGCAGCTGGCTTTTGAGAGGGAGAACCGGGACGGGCTGGAGGTGGAGCTGGCGGAGAATCGCAAGCTCCTCATGGAGAAAG AGGCTCAGATCACCATGATGCAGCAGCGGATTGATCGCTTGGCTAAGCTCAACGAGAAGCAAGCTGCAGACCAGCTGGAGCCCAAAGAAatggaggagctgagggagaaGAACGAGAG CCTGGTGGGGCGCCTGCACGAGGCcttcaggcagtgccaggacctGAAGACTGAAAAGGCCCAGATGGACCGAAAGATCAACCAGCTTTCTGAGGAGAACGGCGATCTTTCCTTCAAG CTGCGGGAGATCGCCAGCCACATGGTCCAGCTGCAGGAAGCCCTGAACGAGCTCTCAGAGGAGCACAACGCTGCCCTGGCACAGtctcaggaaaagcagggacagctggagaATGAGCTGCGTGCTGCCCTGCAGGACAAG AAATCTTCGGAAGAGAAAATCGAGATTCTCCAGGGAAAGGTTTCTCTGCTGGAAGACCAGCTGGCCAAGCTGGAGGagtgcagcagccaggagaagggagaagtcATGGGGGACATTCTGAAG ctggaggagctgaagCAGGAGGTGTCCAGCCTCGCTACCAAAGGAGCAGAGCTCCAGGCCACGGTCCTgcggctggaggaggagaagcagctgcgGGAGGCAGCCCTGCAGTCTGAACGTGGCCGCTTcgaggaggagaagcagcagctgagcagcctTGTCACCAGCCTCCAGAGCTCCCTCTCTGAGAGCCACCGGGCCCaagagaggctggagcaggaccTGAAGGCACGGGATGCTGAGGGGCAGGCCGGGCAGCTGGCTGCCCTCAGTGTCCAGCATGAACAGACCCTGCAGGAAAGGGactctgccctgcagcagctccagcagctgcgGGAGGCCAACGCATCCCTGAGCAGCCAGCTGCAGGCCACAGGTGCCAGCCAGGCCGCCTTGGCCGAGGAGAAGGCTGCGCTGAGCCACAAGGTCAGCAAGCTGGAGGCCCAGATCCTGGAGCTgagtgctcagcagcagcagggagtggCAGCAGAGGCACTGAAAGTCCAGGTGCGGGAGCTGGAGGTTCGGCTAAAGGAGAGCCAGCAGAGGCTGGCTGAGAAGGAGAAGCTGGCCCGGGAAAACAGCCgtctgcaggagcagctgctcttcctggaGGAATCCCTGCGGAACACCGAGGGCATCCTGGAGGATGAGAAGAGGCGGGCAGCTGACTGCTTGGAGGGCAACCTGGCCAGGATCGCTGAGCTGGAGGCGGAGAGacagcagctggtgcagagcCGGGAGCAGGCTCCACAGGAGCGGGGCGAGGAGCTGGCTGCACACCAGGTGCTGGAGGAGAGCCGGGAGAAGCCGATGGgagcctctcctgctgcccgAGGGGAGGACAGAGAGCGCGTGCGGCTGGAGGAGGAGGTCCGGGCGCTGAGCCGGGAGCGTGGCCAGgtctgccagcagctgcaggccGAGCAGGAGAAGGTGGCTGCGCTGGAGGCCCAGGCAGAGCGCCTGGCTGCAGAGCAACAGGAGCGGCTGGCTGCCCTCCAGGCTGACCTGTCCAGCACCCAGGCATGGGCGAAGGAGAAGGAGAGCGAGGAGCAGAAGCTGAGAGCTGAGGTCTCCTCCCTGCAGGAGAAGATGGCCATGGCAGAGCAAACTGCGGCCCAACGCGTGGCTGGGCTGGAGGCGGATGCCCGTAGAGCTGCCGAGGCGCTGGAGGGGgtctcccagcagctctcccaggagaAGCTGAAATCCAAGGAGCTGGAAGGCACCATGGAGCGGCTGCGGAGCGCAGAGAAGGAACTGGCGTCCCTCCGCTCCGCCGTGCAGGAAAAGGAGAGCTGGAAGGAGCAAGTGTCCCAGTGCGTCCAGGAGATGGAGAGGAAGAACAGCCTGATCGGCAGCCTGGAGCACGAGGTCTCCATTCTCCATCGGCAGGTGAcggagaaggagggggagagcaAGGAGCTGAAGCGCCTGATCCTGGCCGAGtcagagaagagcaagaagCTGGAGGAGAGGCTGCGGGTGCTGCAGACAGAGATGGCCACCGCTGCCTCCCGCGCGGCCGAGAGGTGCTCGCTGATGAAGGTGGAGGTGCAGCGTTgccaggaggagatggagaagcAGCGAATGACCATCGAGGCCCTGAAGAGGGACCGCCACTGCCAGAGCGAGCGGGAGGATGAGCTGCGGCAGGAGGCGAAGGTCTGCCAGGACAAGTGCCAGCagaaggagcagctcctggccgccctgcagcaggagctcgACAGCGCCCAGGCGCTCGCTGGGGAGCTGCCGGCACTGAAGCACCtttgccagcagctccaggccgAGCGTGCCTCCCTGGAAAGCCAGCACCGCCAGGACCTGGAGCAGAGGATGAAAGCCACGGGTGCGCTGCAAGCTGAGCTGGCCCAGGCCAAGCAGGAGGTGGCCGAGGCGCTGTCGCTGCGGGAGCGGTCGGCGGAGCAGGACCGGGCCATTCAGCAGCTGCGGGCTGAGGCGGCGAAGGCAGCGGCGCAGCTGGCGGGGCTGCAACAGGCCAACGCTCGTCTGGCCGAGGAGAACCAGGGGCTCAGCGAGAGCCGGAGCCAGGGGCGGCAGCAGCTTGAGGCAGAACTGGGCCAGGCCAGGGAGCGGCACGTGCAGGAGCTGGAGCGGCTGCGGGCGGCGTCCGAGGAGCTGGTGACCGTCAGCAGGAAGGAGGCCGAGGAGGCGGCGCAGAAGCTGGAGAAGATGAGTAAGGAGTATGagagcagcaaagctgcagcgctggaggagaggaagaagctgctggaggagaggaagaagctgctggaggagaggcaCAGACTGACAGCTCAG GTGGAACAGCTGGAGGTATTTCGGAAAGACCAGGCTAAGCAG GTGGAGGAGCTGAATAAAAAGCTGACTCAGCACGAGAAGGCCACCTTGACCCAGCAGCAGAGAGTTAAG gcgctggaagaggagctgcaggcagtggCCACCCGCCAGCAGGAGAAGgttgcagagctgcaggggcagctcGCCCAGAAGGAGCAGGCAGCTGAGCACTACAAAGGGCAG ATGGAGAAGGCAAAAACTTACTACGACGCCAAGAAGCAGCAGAACCAGGACCTGGCAGAGAAGCTGAAGGCCATGGAGCGGCTGCAGAAGGAGAACACGGAGCTCCGGAGCGAGTCAGACAGGCTGGCCAAGGAGCTAcagcagagcatcctgcagGCCAAGGAGTCggagctgagctgcaggaaccTTACCAGCCAGGTCCGCAGCCTGGAGGCTCAG GTGGAGATTGCTGAACGGCAGCTACAGGAGCTCAGGAAGCTCCAGGTGAAGAGCACCTCACTAAAGGACCAGGAGACTTGCCACCAGAACTTGGCGGACCAGAGCACTGACAGCCTCGATGAGGCACAGCCGCTCAACTCTACCAG GCAGGCTAGCAGCTCGGAAGCCTCGGCAGTGCCACTGGACAGGGAAGAGTCGCTGGTGTCCCAGCGGCTGCCTCGGGAGGTGGagtccctggagagcctgtACTTTACCCCCATCCCCAGCGGGACGCGGTCCAAGCTGGAGAGCAGCGCCGACTCCTTGGGCAACCTCTCGCTCGAATCCGGGTGCAAGACCCGCTCGGCCCGGCGCCGCACCACCATCAACATCACCATGACAAAC aaacAGGCCAAGTCTGAGGAACTGGACTGCGTCAACCTCTCCTTCTACAGCATCCCGTCAGCTCAGTCCCCGAGCGCTTCCCCTGCCAAGAGACGGCTGCGCTCAGCTGCCTCCACCCGCTCCCTCACCAGCTTTCCCTCCCGGGAAACTCTTGTCAAGCTGGAAGCCTCCTCCCCGGAGGAAACCCCTGGCAATTCAGCACTGCTGGGCCTCCCCGGGTACCGGCCAGTCACTCGCAGATCCTTGCGCTTGCAGGggaccagcagctccagcctcg GCCGGAACAGCATCTACCTGGGCACGTGCCAGGACGAGCCGGAGCAGCCGGATGACTGGAACCGCATTGCAGAGCTGCAGCGGCGGAACCAGGCCTGCCCCCCACACCTGAAGACCTGCTACCCCCTGGAGAGCAGG ccctccacTTCCTTGGGAACCATCACGGATGAGGAGGTGAAGATGGGGGACCCTAAGGAGACGTTGCGACGCGCCAGCATGCAGCCCTCGCAGATCATCCCTGCCGGCAGTGGGGTGGGCACCCGGCGCAGCACCCTGGGCCACGCCTTGGCCGGCATCACCACCCGGCAGCAGAGGAAGCGCCTCTCAGATGAGACCCACCAGGGCCCCGACACCCCCCAG TCCAAGAAGCCGACCAGCTGCTTCCCACGGCCCCAGACCGCCCAGGACCGCGGTGAGCGGCGCGGCTCCCAGGGCAGCCGGCAGAGCGAACAGCCGACCCCCGCCAAGCAG gctCAGAGGCGCCAGTCGATGGCGTTCAGCATCCTCACCACCCCCAAGAAGCTGGGGAACCGCCTGCTGCGCCGGGCAGCCGCCCGCAAGAGCACTCCCAAGAACACCCCCAGCGGCAGCACCCGCCGCTCGCCCCGCATCGCCACTGCCAAGTCCCCCAAGGGCAAG GCCAGTCGCCGATCGCTCAAGGACACAAAATTCTGA
- the NUMA1 gene encoding nuclear mitotic apparatus protein 1 isoform X2: MSLHDARAAALLAWVNSTKVCPDPLNDLSQLRDCSVFIRIIHKIHRSKEGESVLEQPLPERISFIRGFLQKHCRHKLAAENLVSAQKLVDGEELALAKVAVLLLYHTSMSCKSPGDWNEFDYKTQVELASILKFVLDNEESLNENLEPFLLTKAPSSSGTSSSSMEEHSLPHSLPHKREVRFLELQKIASFPSTNNMLPSPPSSPMGDIMQTPQFQLRRLKKQLAFERENRDGLEVELAENRKLLMEKEAQITMMQQRIDRLAKLNEKQAADQLEPKEMEELREKNESLVGRLHEAFRQCQDLKTEKAQMDRKINQLSEENGDLSFKLREIASHMVQLQEALNELSEEHNAALAQSQEKQGQLENELRAALQDKKSSEEKIEILQGKVSLLEDQLAKLEECSSQEKGEVMGDILKLEELKQEVSSLATKGAELQATVLRLEEEKQLREAALQSERGRFEEEKQQLSSLVTSLQSSLSESHRAQERLEQDLKARDAEGQAGQLAALSVQHEQTLQERDSALQQLQQLREANASLSSQLQATGASQAALAEEKAALSHKVSKLEAQILELSAQQQQGVAAEALKVQVRELEVRLKESQQRLAEKEKLARENSRLQEQLLFLEESLRNTEGILEDEKRRAADCLEGNLARIAELEAERQQLVQSREQAPQERGEELAAHQVLEESREKPMGASPAARGEDRERVRLEEEVRALSRERGQVCQQLQAEQEKVAALEAQAERLAAEQQERLAALQADLSSTQAWAKEKESEEQKLRAEVSSLQEKMAMAEQTAAQRVAGLEADARRAAEALEGVSQQLSQEKLKSKELEGTMERLRSAEKELASLRSAVQEKESWKEQVSQCVQEMERKNSLIGSLEHEVSILHRQVTEKEGESKELKRLILAESEKSKKLEERLRVLQTEMATAASRAAERCSLMKVEVQRCQEEMEKQRMTIEALKRDRHCQSEREDELRQEAKVCQDKCQQKEQLLAALQQELDSAQALAGELPALKHLCQQLQAERASLESQHRQDLEQRMKATGALQAELAQAKQEVAEALSLRERSAEQDRAIQQLRAEAAKAAAQLAGLQQANARLAEENQGLSESRSQGRQQLEAELGQARERHVQELERLRAASEELVTVSRKEAEEAAQKLEKMSKEYESSKAAALEERKKLLEERKKLLEERHRLTAQVEQLEVFRKDQAKQVEELNKKLTQHEKATLTQQQRVKALEEELQAVATRQQEKVAELQGQLAQKEQAAEHYKGQMEKAKTYYDAKKQQNQDLAEKLKAMERLQKENTELRSESDRLAKELQQSILQAKESELSCRNLTSQVRSLEAQVEIAERQLQELRKLQVKSTSLKDQETCHQNLADQSTDSLDEAQPLNSTRQASSSEASAVPLDREESLVSQRLPREVESLESLYFTPIPSGTRSKLESSADSLGNLSLESGCKTRSARRRTTINITMTNKQAKSEELDCVNLSFYSIPSAQSPSASPAKRRLRSAASTRSLTSFPSRETLVKLEASSPEETPGNSALLGLPGYRPVTRRSLRLQGTSSSSLGRNSIYLGTCQDEPEQPDDWNRIAELQRRNQACPPHLKTCYPLESRPSTSLGTITDEEVKMGDPKETLRRASMQPSQIIPAGSGVGTRRSTLGHALAGITTRQQRKRLSDETHQGPDTPQSKKPTSCFPRPQTAQDRGERRGSQGSRQSEQPTPAKQAQRRQSMAFSILTTPKKLGNRLLRRAAARKSTPKNTPSGSTRRSPRIATAKSPKGKASRRSLKDTKF; encoded by the exons ATGTCTCTTCACGACGCGAGAGCCGCGGCTCTCCTTGCTTGG GTGAACAGCACAAAGGTTTGTCCTGATCCCCTCAATGATCTGTCCCAGCTCCGGGACTGTAGTGTCTTCATCAGGATTATCCACAAAAT CCACAGGAGCAAGGAGGGAGAGTCCGTGCTGGAGCAGCCGCTGCCGGAGAGGATCTCTTTCATCCGTGGCTTCCTGCAGA agcactgcaggcacaAACTGGCTGCAGAGAACCTGGTCTCTGCACAGAAGCTGGTGGATGGAGAGGAGCTGGCTCTGGCCAAG gtggctgtgctgctcctgtaTCACACCTCTATGAGCTGCAAGAGCCCTGGTGACTGGAATGAGTTTGACTACAAGACCCAG GTTGAGCTGGCATCAATCCTCAAATTTGTGCTGGATAATGAGGAGAGCCTGAATGAGAACCTAGAGCCATTTCTGCTGACAAAAG CGCCATCCTCGTCTGGCAcgtccagcagcagcatggagGAGCATTCCCTGCCACATTCCCTCCCGCACAAGCGGGAGGTGCgtttcctggagctgcagaagattgcctccttccccagcaccaaCAA CATGCTGCCCAGCCCTCCATCTTCGCCCATGGGGGACATCATGCAGACCCCCCAGTTCCAGCTGCGACGGCTGAAGAAGCAGCTGGCTTTTGAGAGGGAGAACCGGGACGGGCTGGAGGTGGAGCTGGCGGAGAATCGCAAGCTCCTCATGGAGAAAG AGGCTCAGATCACCATGATGCAGCAGCGGATTGATCGCTTGGCTAAGCTCAACGAGAAGCAAGCTGCAGACCAGCTGGAGCCCAAAGAAatggaggagctgagggagaaGAACGAGAG CCTGGTGGGGCGCCTGCACGAGGCcttcaggcagtgccaggacctGAAGACTGAAAAGGCCCAGATGGACCGAAAGATCAACCAGCTTTCTGAGGAGAACGGCGATCTTTCCTTCAAG CTGCGGGAGATCGCCAGCCACATGGTCCAGCTGCAGGAAGCCCTGAACGAGCTCTCAGAGGAGCACAACGCTGCCCTGGCACAGtctcaggaaaagcagggacagctggagaATGAGCTGCGTGCTGCCCTGCAGGACAAG AAATCTTCGGAAGAGAAAATCGAGATTCTCCAGGGAAAGGTTTCTCTGCTGGAAGACCAGCTGGCCAAGCTGGAGGagtgcagcagccaggagaagggagaagtcATGGGGGACATTCTGAAG ctggaggagctgaagCAGGAGGTGTCCAGCCTCGCTACCAAAGGAGCAGAGCTCCAGGCCACGGTCCTgcggctggaggaggagaagcagctgcgGGAGGCAGCCCTGCAGTCTGAACGTGGCCGCTTcgaggaggagaagcagcagctgagcagcctTGTCACCAGCCTCCAGAGCTCCCTCTCTGAGAGCCACCGGGCCCaagagaggctggagcaggaccTGAAGGCACGGGATGCTGAGGGGCAGGCCGGGCAGCTGGCTGCCCTCAGTGTCCAGCATGAACAGACCCTGCAGGAAAGGGactctgccctgcagcagctccagcagctgcgGGAGGCCAACGCATCCCTGAGCAGCCAGCTGCAGGCCACAGGTGCCAGCCAGGCCGCCTTGGCCGAGGAGAAGGCTGCGCTGAGCCACAAGGTCAGCAAGCTGGAGGCCCAGATCCTGGAGCTgagtgctcagcagcagcagggagtggCAGCAGAGGCACTGAAAGTCCAGGTGCGGGAGCTGGAGGTTCGGCTAAAGGAGAGCCAGCAGAGGCTGGCTGAGAAGGAGAAGCTGGCCCGGGAAAACAGCCgtctgcaggagcagctgctcttcctggaGGAATCCCTGCGGAACACCGAGGGCATCCTGGAGGATGAGAAGAGGCGGGCAGCTGACTGCTTGGAGGGCAACCTGGCCAGGATCGCTGAGCTGGAGGCGGAGAGacagcagctggtgcagagcCGGGAGCAGGCTCCACAGGAGCGGGGCGAGGAGCTGGCTGCACACCAGGTGCTGGAGGAGAGCCGGGAGAAGCCGATGGgagcctctcctgctgcccgAGGGGAGGACAGAGAGCGCGTGCGGCTGGAGGAGGAGGTCCGGGCGCTGAGCCGGGAGCGTGGCCAGgtctgccagcagctgcaggccGAGCAGGAGAAGGTGGCTGCGCTGGAGGCCCAGGCAGAGCGCCTGGCTGCAGAGCAACAGGAGCGGCTGGCTGCCCTCCAGGCTGACCTGTCCAGCACCCAGGCATGGGCGAAGGAGAAGGAGAGCGAGGAGCAGAAGCTGAGAGCTGAGGTCTCCTCCCTGCAGGAGAAGATGGCCATGGCAGAGCAAACTGCGGCCCAACGCGTGGCTGGGCTGGAGGCGGATGCCCGTAGAGCTGCCGAGGCGCTGGAGGGGgtctcccagcagctctcccaggagaAGCTGAAATCCAAGGAGCTGGAAGGCACCATGGAGCGGCTGCGGAGCGCAGAGAAGGAACTGGCGTCCCTCCGCTCCGCCGTGCAGGAAAAGGAGAGCTGGAAGGAGCAAGTGTCCCAGTGCGTCCAGGAGATGGAGAGGAAGAACAGCCTGATCGGCAGCCTGGAGCACGAGGTCTCCATTCTCCATCGGCAGGTGAcggagaaggagggggagagcaAGGAGCTGAAGCGCCTGATCCTGGCCGAGtcagagaagagcaagaagCTGGAGGAGAGGCTGCGGGTGCTGCAGACAGAGATGGCCACCGCTGCCTCCCGCGCGGCCGAGAGGTGCTCGCTGATGAAGGTGGAGGTGCAGCGTTgccaggaggagatggagaagcAGCGAATGACCATCGAGGCCCTGAAGAGGGACCGCCACTGCCAGAGCGAGCGGGAGGATGAGCTGCGGCAGGAGGCGAAGGTCTGCCAGGACAAGTGCCAGCagaaggagcagctcctggccgccctgcagcaggagctcgACAGCGCCCAGGCGCTCGCTGGGGAGCTGCCGGCACTGAAGCACCtttgccagcagctccaggccgAGCGTGCCTCCCTGGAAAGCCAGCACCGCCAGGACCTGGAGCAGAGGATGAAAGCCACGGGTGCGCTGCAAGCTGAGCTGGCCCAGGCCAAGCAGGAGGTGGCCGAGGCGCTGTCGCTGCGGGAGCGGTCGGCGGAGCAGGACCGGGCCATTCAGCAGCTGCGGGCTGAGGCGGCGAAGGCAGCGGCGCAGCTGGCGGGGCTGCAACAGGCCAACGCTCGTCTGGCCGAGGAGAACCAGGGGCTCAGCGAGAGCCGGAGCCAGGGGCGGCAGCAGCTTGAGGCAGAACTGGGCCAGGCCAGGGAGCGGCACGTGCAGGAGCTGGAGCGGCTGCGGGCGGCGTCCGAGGAGCTGGTGACCGTCAGCAGGAAGGAGGCCGAGGAGGCGGCGCAGAAGCTGGAGAAGATGAGTAAGGAGTATGagagcagcaaagctgcagcgctggaggagaggaagaagctgctggaggagaggaagaagctgctggaggagaggcaCAGACTGACAGCTCAG GTGGAACAGCTGGAGGTATTTCGGAAAGACCAGGCTAAGCAG GTGGAGGAGCTGAATAAAAAGCTGACTCAGCACGAGAAGGCCACCTTGACCCAGCAGCAGAGAGTTAAG gcgctggaagaggagctgcaggcagtggCCACCCGCCAGCAGGAGAAGgttgcagagctgcaggggcagctcGCCCAGAAGGAGCAGGCAGCTGAGCACTACAAAGGGCAG ATGGAGAAGGCAAAAACTTACTACGACGCCAAGAAGCAGCAGAACCAGGACCTGGCAGAGAAGCTGAAGGCCATGGAGCGGCTGCAGAAGGAGAACACGGAGCTCCGGAGCGAGTCAGACAGGCTGGCCAAGGAGCTAcagcagagcatcctgcagGCCAAGGAGTCggagctgagctgcaggaaccTTACCAGCCAGGTCCGCAGCCTGGAGGCTCAG GTGGAGATTGCTGAACGGCAGCTACAGGAGCTCAGGAAGCTCCAGGTGAAGAGCACCTCACTAAAGGACCAGGAGACTTGCCACCAGAACTTGGCGGACCAGAGCACTGACAGCCTCGATGAGGCACAGCCGCTCAACTCTACCAG GCAGGCTAGCAGCTCGGAAGCCTCGGCAGTGCCACTGGACAGGGAAGAGTCGCTGGTGTCCCAGCGGCTGCCTCGGGAGGTGGagtccctggagagcctgtACTTTACCCCCATCCCCAGCGGGACGCGGTCCAAGCTGGAGAGCAGCGCCGACTCCTTGGGCAACCTCTCGCTCGAATCCGGGTGCAAGACCCGCTCGGCCCGGCGCCGCACCACCATCAACATCACCATGACAAAC aaacAGGCCAAGTCTGAGGAACTGGACTGCGTCAACCTCTCCTTCTACAGCATCCCGTCAGCTCAGTCCCCGAGCGCTTCCCCTGCCAAGAGACGGCTGCGCTCAGCTGCCTCCACCCGCTCCCTCACCAGCTTTCCCTCCCGGGAAACTCTTGTCAAGCTGGAAGCCTCCTCCCCGGAGGAAACCCCTGGCAATTCAGCACTGCTGGGCCTCCCCGGGTACCGGCCAGTCACTCGCAGATCCTTGCGCTTGCAGGggaccagcagctccagcctcg GCCGGAACAGCATCTACCTGGGCACGTGCCAGGACGAGCCGGAGCAGCCGGATGACTGGAACCGCATTGCAGAGCTGCAGCGGCGGAACCAGGCCTGCCCCCCACACCTGAAGACCTGCTACCCCCTGGAGAGCAGG ccctccacTTCCTTGGGAACCATCACGGATGAGGAGGTGAAGATGGGGGACCCTAAGGAGACGTTGCGACGCGCCAGCATGCAGCCCTCGCAGATCATCCCTGCCGGCAGTGGGGTGGGCACCCGGCGCAGCACCCTGGGCCACGCCTTGGCCGGCATCACCACCCGGCAGCAGAGGAAGCGCCTCTCAGATGAGACCCACCAGGGCCCCGACACCCCCCAG TCCAAGAAGCCGACCAGCTGCTTCCCACGGCCCCAGACCGCCCAGGACCGCGGTGAGCGGCGCGGCTCCCAGGGCAGCCGGCAGAGCGAACAGCCGACCCCCGCCAAGCAG gctCAGAGGCGCCAGTCGATGGCGTTCAGCATCCTCACCACCCCCAAGAAGCTGGGGAACCGCCTGCTGCGCCGGGCAGCCGCCCGCAAGAGCACTCCCAAGAACACCCCCAGCGGCAGCACCCGCCGCTCGCCCCGCATCGCCACTGCCAAGTCCCCCAAGGGCAAG GCCAGTCGCCGATCGCTCAAGGACACAAAATTCTGA